Genomic segment of Ardenticatena maritima:
GAGTGTGGAAGAAAAACTCTACTGGTACATTGTGCACCGCAAAAAAGAAGGTGTGGAAGACCTGGTAGATGAAGCCGTCCAGCGCCACGACCCCGTGTGGGTGCTCAACAATGTCATGTTGCCGGCGATGAAAGAGGTGGGCGACAAATTTGGCGCGGGTGAACTCATTTTGCCCTTTGTGCTGCAAAGCGCCGAGGTGATGAAAAAAGCCGTCGCGCGGTTGGAAACCTATCTGGAACGCAAAGAGGGCACAAGCAAAGGCACGGTCGTGCTGGCGACCGTCTTTGGCGATGTGCATGATATCGGCAAAAACCTGGTCGGCACGATTTTGAGCAACAACGGCTATACGGTGGTTGATTTGGGCAAACAAGTGCCTGTCAACACGATTATTGACGCCGCCGTGGAACATAACGCGGTTGCCATTGGGCTGAGCGCCCTGCTGGTGAGTACCAGCAAGCAAATGCCCATTTGTGTGCAAGAATTGCACAAGCGGGGGCTTTCCTTCCCGGTGCTGGTGGGGGGCGCGGCTATCAACCGCCGCTTTGGCTATCGGATCATGTTCATGGACGATGGATCTGTGTACGAGCCGGGCGTTTTTTACTGCAAAGACGCCTTCGAGGGGCTTGCCGTGGTGGACAAGTTGACGGGCGACCCCGAAGAACGCGCGGCATTTGTTGCCGAGGTAAAAGCCAAAGCGCGCCGCACGCTTGAACGCGGCGTCGTTGCGGCAACGCCCGCGCCTGCTGAAGCGCCCGCCGAACGGACTGTGCCCCCCGCTCCCGATGTGCCCACACCGCCTTTCTGGGGCACCCGTTTGGTTGCGCGTGATGAAATTGATGTGCGCGAAGTGGTTTCCTGCTTCGACCTGGATACGCTCTACCGCTTGCATTGGGGTGGGCGTGGCAAACGGGGTGAGGAATGGGATGAACTCGTGGCGACGGTCTTTGAGCCTACCTTGCAGCGCCTGACGGATGAACTCATCGAAACGGGGTGGCTTTCGTTTGGCGCACTGTACGGCTATTTCCCCGTCGCCGCCGACGGCGATACGCTCATCGTCTTCGACCCTGAAGACCACACGCGCGAGGTGGCGCGCCTGACCTTCCCGCGCCAGTCTGATCGTCAGCGGCTCTGCCTGGCGGACTACTTTGTGCCTGTGCGTGAAGGGCGCGATGTGGCGGCGCTCCAACTCGTCACCGCGGGGCCAGAAGCAACACGGCGCATGGAGGCGCTGCAAGCCGAGGGGAAGTACACCGAGGCATACTTCATCAACGGTTTTGCCGACCAGTTGGCGGAAGGGCTGGCGGAATGGACACACCGCCGTATCCGCCGCGAATTGGGGCTTGATGAGGGGCGTGGCTTGCGCTACTCCTGGGGATATCCCGCCTGCCCCGACCTGAGCCAGCATGAGGACGTGATGCGCTTGCTGGGGGGTGAACGCCTGGGCGTGCGGCTCTCCAGCGGCTACCAACTCATCCCTGAGCAGAGTACAGCCGCTATTGTGGTGCACCATCCCGAAGCAATCTACTTCTCGACGGGCATAGAGCGCCGCCAACAGGAAGAAGCGATTCGCGAAGTGTTGGGGGATCTGCATTTGGATGAGTGAAGGTGCCTGCGCACACAAAAAGGCGGGGAATGTTCCCCGCCTTTTGCGTTGCTTATGGACATTTCCCGTCAAGAGCGCATCGGCTTGGGCGTCTTTTCAGCATGTTCCTTCTCTGTAGGCGATGCTTCTGCTTGCGCTTCCGCGGTTTGCGCGGCTGGGGCGGTGGATTGAGGCGCTTCATCAAAATCGAGGACGAGCGTTTCAAAATTGCGCACCGTGGGGATGATGAACGCACTCAACGCTACTGCAGTCGCGCACAAGCCGGTGACAACGAAGAGCAAGGCAATCCCCGCGGCGCTATCGGCGCCGACAAGAGCGCGCACAAAGTCCGCGAATGCGCCTGTCCCATTGTCAATGAACGGTTGGAAGACCTTTTCAGCCAGCAAGGGACCGACAATGTACGCCAATGCAACAGGCGCTTGCACCAGCAAGAATTCAGCACTGAACACGCGCCCCTGCACAGCGGGCGGCACTTTGGATTGCACGAGCGCCCGCCGTATGGCATACCCGATGGGCAACCCAAACGCGGCAATAAAGGTGCTCACCAGCCACATGGGAAGCGAGCGCCCCAGCCCCACGGTCGTATTCCCCAACAAGAACGAAAACGCCAGCGGGAGAAACGCGGCACGCACGCGGTTCTGCTTGGGTCCCCCCCAACGCACCATCAACATGCCGCCGAGCACAAACCCCAACGCATAGGCGGACATCCCCGCGGCATAGGCGAACTCGCTGTTATTACTGCGTGCCAGGTAGTAGGCGTTGAGAATGGAAAATCCCGCCGCGTTGAAGAAATTCATCCCCGCCAAAATCAATGTGATGTCGCGAATGGGGGGATTGTTCCAGATGTATTTCAACCCAAACACAAGTTCATCTACAAAGCGCTTTTGGAAGGTTTGCTCCTTGCCTTCCACGTCGGGGATATGAATGAAGGGCAGAACGCTCACAGCGAAGAGGAACGTCAGCGCGTCAATCAGCAGAATGACCAGCAAGCCAAATTGCGCCAATAATGCCGCGGCGATAAACGGGGCGATAATGCGCGACGCCTGTTGCGACGTGTTCCGCAACCCATTGAAACGGGCGTAGTGCTCTTTGGGCACCATCACCGTGACAGTGGTCGTAAACGCCGGCATCTGGAAGGCGTCGAACAGGCTCAGGAGCAACGTCATGAGGTAGAGATGTTGGACACGCAAGTTCCCCGTCAGGTAGAGCCCAATCAGGGCAAACGTCACCAGGCCAGAAGCAAAGTCGCTCAGCGCCAGCACCCATTTACGATTCCAGCGGTCAACCAGCGCCCCGCCGACAAGCCCCAACACGAGCGAAGGGAGCAACGCCATCAGGAGTAATGTGCTCAGGATGAGTGGGCGCCCGGTTTCCTGCCACGCCCAATAGACCACACCAAAGCGGGTCAGCGATGATCCAATTAGCGAGATAAATTGTCCAAACCAGAGCAGGAGAAAACCTTGGATACCGGTGAGTTGGGGGAGTTTGCGTTCGGTTGTTTGCATATCCTCTGTGCTCCTTGTGCCTTGCAGAACGAGCAAAAGAGAACAACTATTGAAGAGGTTTGAGGAAAAAGCACCCTGAGCATATTCTATTTTGCAAATAAAGCAAATTCGCTCAAAAAACGTGCGCCAGTTTGCTTACAGTGAGACGAACCGCACCGTCGCCACCCACTTCACCTGGCGCAAAGCATCATCACGTTCACCGGGCACAATCAAACGCACAAGCCCCGCTCGCCGTGAAAGCGGTTCTCCATTGCAGGCATACGCCAGCACAACGGGACCGATGGGCGCGTTGGGGGCGGCTTCTTCTCGTGTGATGCGTGTGCCGAACCCATCTGCGCTTACAATCTCGGCTTCGCGCCATGTGGGGGCAATGCCAAGTGCGCTACAGAGGTCGGGCAACGTCACCCCCGTAAAATCAAAGGGACCTGACGTCCCATGCCCTGTACTCACAATGAAGCAGTGATGCGCCGTCGTAGCAGGCCACTGCCGAAGCATCTCAGGCGTCACCAAAAACGTCTCTCCATGTGGCGCAACAACCGTGATGGTGGGGTCGTCATGCGGCGGCTCAGGATTTGGTTCGTGTGCGTGTGGGCGTAATGGGTCGTGCTCGTGGTTCTGCATAGGTCATCCGCTGTACAACTCTGTGAACGTTGACAGATTGCTATGACGCTTCAATAATGCCCTCAAACCTCTGGCGCGCCAAACATGAAACAACAATGGAGCGGCATCTATGCGCTTTCAAACGCCCACGCAACGCCTGACCATCTACATTGGTGAAAGCGACCAATGGAAAGGACGCCCACTCTGGCAAGCCATCCTCTACCGTCTGCGTGAAGAAGGGGTTGCCGGCGCCACGGTCCTGCGCGGCATGGCGGGATTTGGTGCACATAGCCGAATCCACACAGCCTCGCTGGTACGCCTCTCCGCCGATTTGCCTGTTGTGATCGAAGTCATTGATGAAGAAGAACGCCTGCAACGCCTGATTCCTCTTCTCTCATCCATGGTGCGAGAGGGGCTGATAACGCTTGAACCTGTGCAGGTGGTCAAATACGCCCATCGGCGTTTCCCCGCGCTGGACAACAACGTGCGTGTGGCTGATATCATGAGCCGCGACGTCCACAGCGTGCGGCTGACCACCCCCTTGCACGAAGTCGCCGATTTGCTTCTGCGCCATTCCTTCCGCGCCGTGCCCGTGCTCGACGAGTCGGACCGTGTTGTGGGCATCATCTCGGATGGCGACCTGCTTCGGCGTGGTGGGTTGGCGATTTCGGCGGGGCAAATTGTGAGCCAGGAAACCTTGCAAGCGGCGCTTGAAGAAGTCGCCGCCTCGCAGCGCACCGCCGCCGACTGCATGACAACCCCCGTTGAAACGATTACCGCCGACGCGCCGGCGATTGAAGCCGCGGCACGCATGGCGCATCGCGGTTTGAAGCGGTTGCCCGTGGTGGACGACCAAGGGCGTTTGGTGGGCATGGTGAGCCGCATTGATGTGCTCCGCGCCATGACGGACGCCCTTCCTGCTGAGGAGCACCCACCTGTGCCTATCCGCGCTACCGATCTCATCAGCGCCGCCATCACGCAGGATGTGCCGCGCCTGCCCCCCGACGCGCCATTGAGTGAGGTGGCACGGGCGGTGGTGACCAGCCCCGTGCGTCAGGTCATCGTTGTGGATGATGAGAACCGCCCCTTGGGGGTGATTACCGACGGCGCGCTCATTCGCTGGGCGGAACAGCGCCAGCATGGGGGGCTGGTGCGCGCTTTGCTGCGCTACTTCGTCCCCCAAGAGTCCTTGTCGCTGGATGATTCCACGCACGCGCAAGACCTGATGCAACCCGTCGCGACGATTTCCGCCAATATGCCTGTGGGGACAGTGCTGCACCGCATGGTCGCCGAGGGAGTGAAGCGGTTGGTGGTTGTGGATGAGGATGGGCGCATGCTGGGCATTGCCGACCGGCAACAGTTGCTGAACGCCTTGCTGGGCGCGGTGTAAATTCGCCTCACCGAATTGCTCCAGCATGCCCTCTTCTCTTGGGTGCCGCCCGCTCCTTGCCGATACTGACAGGAACAGCCTGTCGGAAAAGCGGGGGCACGTGTGGTTTTGGACACGCTATGCCCACAACACAACAACCGCCTGACAGGGAACCCTGCCGCCCACTATGAGCCCACCTGGTCAGAAGAAAAGGAGAATGAGCTATGCAACGCTCAACATTTCCAGCCCCAGCATGCATGCGCTTGCTCCTGACGACGCTTTGCATCACCGCCTGGCTCCTTAGCGCCTGCACAACCAACGAACGCAGCACACGCCCTTCTCCACCGCCCCGCTCCCCAACGCAACCGCCCGTTGCAGCCTCACCGACCACCGCATCTACGAACATCGTTCCCGCCACCGCTCCGCCCACCGCCACGCCTGAACCCGCCACTCAGAACACTCTCGCAGCCGCACCACCCCCGCTCACCTATCCCATCGGCCTGGAAGGGGAAATCGCCAACATCCCCGCCGCCCGCGCCAACACCTACGACTGGTCGCAATACGCCGACTACGCCAACGCCGTGATGGATCTGTACGCCGCCGTGGGCGGTCGCGTGGCACGTATCAACATCGCCCAAACGCGCGCCGCATCCATGCCCGACATCGAACGCTATGGCTACGACGCGCTGGACGCCCTGATCGCCGCCTATCAACGCCACGGCGTGCGCTTGACACTGACCGTTGGCTATCAGCGAGAGATGCAAGGCGGGAAAGGGGTTGATCTTTCGCAGCCCTGGCTGTGGACGAACGACGCCGAGCGCGCCCGCTACGAAGCCTACCTGCGGGATATCCTAGAACGCTACGACGGCGATGGCGTGGACGACGCTCCCGGCCTGCTCTATCCCATCACCATCTGGCAAATCCACAACGAACTGGAAGCCCAGTGGGCCTCCGCCGTGGAGCTGGGCGTGACCACCTGGGCCACCCCGGACGATTACGCCACCCTGCTGCAATTCACCGCCCCCATCATTCGCGAAGAAATCCCCAACGCGGTCATCGTGGCCTCACACTACCCCTGGCCTGGACGCGATTCGGCCGACTTCAACGGCGACGGCCAGCCGGAACGCTACATGGAGCGCGTGGCTGAACTGGGCGGCTACCAGGGGATTGACGCGGTCGAAATCCACGACTTCACCGGCGACTTGAAGCACCTGGTCGAAGGGCTGACCTACGCCCACGAAGCCAGCGGCCTGCCGGTGTGGGCGGGGCAGGTGCTGGCGCTCAACGTGCCTACCAACGCCCAACCCGACGCCAGCCTGGAAACCCAGGCGCAGAAGGTGGTCAAACTGCTGGTTGGTGCGCTGGCAGTGGGCGCCGAGCAGGCGCACTGGTGGGGCTTGCAAAACGCGCGCGAGGAATCGGTTGCAAACGGCGGCGTGGTGCCGGTGTTCGCCTACTCCGGCCTGTACGGCCCCTGCCCCGGCGAGACGATGGGCGTCGGTCAGGTATGCGCCAACCCGCCGCTCTACCCTGCCGGTGTCAACTTCCACCTGCTGGCGGACGCCTTCCTCGGCTACCAGGGGCTGACACTCATCGAACCGCTCACGCTGGGCGTAGTGCCCGGCAAAGCGGATTCCAGCCGCCTGGTGGTGCGTGTGGAACGCGAGGGCGCTGCCCCCTTCGTCATCGCCTGGGATGACGCCGGCAGCGCGCTGAACGTGGATAACCTGTTCCCCGGCGCGGGGAGCGTGCAAGTGACGCACTTCGTCACCCAGGAAGGCGCCGAACCCACAACGGAGACCGGCGTCACGGGGGCAATCCAACTCTCCGCCACGCCGGTGATGATAACCCCAGCCGAGGATAGCGCGTCAATCAACGGCGGTTCCACCTCACCAGCCACGCCCGCCCCCACGCCGACCACGGTTGCAGCCGGTGGGCATGGTCCCAAAGGCGCGTTCATCGCCTTTCATCTGGAAGTCAGCCGCGGGCCGCGCATCAAACAACTCTGGCCGCTGCTGGAACAGTTCATGGCCCTGGCCGACCGGTACAACGTGAAAATCACCCTCCAGTTCGCCTGGCCCTGGGCGGATTATGTCTACAAGAGCGGCCTACTGGAGACCGTCCACGCCTGGGAGGCGAACGGCCACGAGATTGCTCTGCACCACCACGGCCCGACGCACAAATTCTTCGACGGCTACACAAACGCCCCCGACGCGGTGCGCACCGACGGCTGGTACGCCACCAACTACGGCTATCTGGGCAACATGGACGACCTGATGGCATTCATGGCCCCGCTCTCGCAGCGCGGCATTACGTCGGCGGGCATGTCCGATGAGGAGACCGACTGGCCCGCGGGCGTGCTCTACTACGCCACCGATTCCGGCGATTCGCCCTCCAAGGAGGACCTGCTCAGCCGCCCCGTCGAAACCACGCACAACGGGTATCCGGTGGTGGAAATCTACAACGCCGGCTATGAAATTGACCACCTGGGCGCCGCATCCACCAACTTGGCGGACGTGGAACACGCCCTGCAAACCGCCGCCCCGGACGAATACCTGGGGCTGGTGCTCAACGACAACACCCTCGAAGCCCACTTTGATACGATCGAGCCGCTCTTCCAATTGCTGCAACAGTACGGCGTGCAGGTGGAAACGGTCAGCACATTGATGGGCGAAAGGTAGTCTGCAAAACAGGTCTCGGAGGTCTGGGAAAGGAGCAACCATGAAACATCCGCTTGCTGTCATTTGTCTCTTCCTGCTCACCACTCTGGCCTGTGGGGAATCGGCAACCATCCCCCCCGTCCCAGCCACTCCCACGCCGGAAACCACCCCCGCAGCGCGGGAAGTCCCAAATGGTTGACTGAGAACCTGTTTGGGGAATGTGCGTGTATGTGGAAGAATACTCTTGCACAGAGACAGAGAGAGAACCGGGCAGAGAAAAGAGGACACGGGAACATCCACCGTGTCCTCTCTGTCTTCTTCCTCTACACTAAGGTGAGCCTCTCAAACTGCGCCCCCGTCTCTACTCCTTCATCCGTCGCCCGCCCTCTTCGTTCGAGAAAATCCACGCAGCAATCTCGCCAATGTTGATACGGTCCTCGAACGTCCACGTCGCCGGGTCGAACATAGGGCGGTCGTAGCGCGAACTGGAGTCAAAATCGGGGGGCGGTACAGCAGCCGCCTCATCAAGCAAGCGCTGCATCCGTTCAACCCACCGCGCCATGTTCTGCACACGCAAGTCCACCCACTCGCTCTCCGCCCAGCGTTCGATGGTTTCGGGCGTCACTTGCCAGCGGTAACGCTCCCAACGGTGCTCCGGACGGCGACGGTTCGCCGCCAACAGTGTGCGCCCATCGGGCATGAGAATCGGAATGCCAATCGAAAGCAGCGCCTGGCGCAAACGCGCATCCTCACGCACCAGCGCCGCCAGCTCGTCCGAAAGCGCCTGCGGGTCGCTTTGCGCCACCGCCGACACAGTGCCGCGCACCCGCTTGAGCATATAAGCTTCATACAGCAACTTGGAAAGCTTGGGCGGTCCCAAAATCTCAAACGCCACGCTGTCCACACCATGCTCCGCCTCTAAGCGCTGCGCCAGCGCAATGGCACGCTGCCGCAACACCCCCGCACGATACGACGGTCCCAGCACCGCGCCGTCCAGCGCGTTGATCACATCGCGCCCTGTGTTGACGCCCTCCAATTCGCGCACCACGGTCACGGCAATATCCTCCGGCGTTACGGCTTCCATCTGCCCCAACGCCGTCAATGCGGTGTATTCGGCAAGCGAGAAGTAGCCATTTTCCCCCGTGTCAATGAAGACCGATTCAAGCAGACCGCCAACCTCACGCCCGGCGGGAATGTTTTCGAGCACAAATTCCTGCCCTTCTTCAAGCCGAATCCCCTCATCGGGCGGGCAATCATAGAGCGGGAAGGGACGCCCACGCTTCTGAATGGGACCATAGCCGATTTGCTTCCACGTAATCGCCGCCGTCGGCTTCACTTCTTTCACCACAGGCCCCCCAGGCGTGCGCGCCATCAGGAAGAGCAACAAGGTGTGCGCCCCCGCCATCGCCGTCTTGCTGAGCAGGACGCGTGAGGGCTTTTCTTCACCGTGGGTGTAGGGAATGTTCAACCCCATACCGCCGGTGCCGCTTGTCCCCACTTTGATATACGCGCGTGTGCCAGCGCGGCGCATCGCTTCGTGCAAAATTTGCACATGGCGCACCAATTGCGGCACATAAATGCTCGCCAGCAAGCGTTCCACCGCGTCCACGTATTCGCCATTTTGCTCGGCGGGCTTCTCCTTGCCCATCGCCCACAACTGCGTGGCGCGGTCGTAAATGTCCAGCACCTCGGCGGCACTGGTGTAAATGTCCTGATACGCCAGCGCCGTCGCGGTATTGATACAGTCTATAATGGCGTCGGGCACAATACCGGGCGCGTACTCACTCGTCCCCATCACCAACTGCGCCAGGAACGATTCTTGCACAATCGTCTCATTCAATTCGCCTAGCACATCTTCAAACACCCAATGGCGATACTTGGGAGATTTCAGCACCTCGCGGCGGGGCATATCTTTCATCGCCGCGCGCACAAACACGTTCCCCCACGCGGGAATCAATTCGACATCGCTTTCGGGGAATTCATCGCGGAGACGCTGGACGGCTTTGCGGGCTTCATCTTCCAGCAGGGAACTGACAATCAGACGTTGCGGACGGCGGGGAATCAATTCGCGGCACACGGCCATCCCAACGAGGCCGTAGCCACCCAACACCAAAATTGTGCGACCTTGAATCTCCATTGGTTCTTGCCTCCTCTTCGAGGTATGAATTTGTCAGGCTGGTGTCGCCAGTCTAGCACATCTCGCACAATGAGGGGAAGCGCCCCCCATTTCAGAGCCGAAACGCGGCATCGCCGTAAAAGAGATAACTGCCCCACGTGACATCCGTCCAGCGGCGTTGCTCGAACACGGCACGCCGCGCCTTGTGCAAGGCTTGCCCCAGCGCGTCGCCTTGCAACACATGCGTGTAGAACGCCCGCGCCATTTCCTCGGCGTCTGTATCACTCACGCGCCAGGCGGTGGCAACCACATTGCGGCTCCCCGTGGCGATGAACGCCGCCGCCAGCCCCGCCGCCATACGGTGCGCTTCTCGCCAAGTCAACGTTTCCGCCTGCCCACTTTCGCACGCATTCAAAAAGACCACCGCCGGGCGCGTCGGCAATTGCAGAATGTTTTGCGCGGTGATACGCTCCTGCCCCTCGGCGTCCAGGAAGAGCGCGCTCAATTCCGGGCGTTCTGCGTTGAAAGCCGCATGCCCCGCAAAATGCAACACATGATATCCGCCCATCTCGCCCAGCAAGTCAATCGCCTGCGTGCCTTCCCACAAGCGCACATCCAGCCGCGGGTGCGCCGACAATAACTCGTAGAGACGCTGCCCCTCGGCTTGCGCCGCGGGCAAATCCCCCGTGGGGTTGGCAACAATCAGCACGCGCACTTTGCCCGCAGAAGGCGGCGGCAAAATCGCCCCAGCGACGCGCTCCGTCACCAACCGCCGCGTCACCACCGAGTGCAGCAGCAAAGGCGTTTCGCCGCGCGGGAACAATTCCCATGGAATTTGCGCGGTAAACGCATCCAGGCGCAGCGTCAGCACGGTATCATCGGGCAACGCATCCAGCGCCCCGCGCAGTTCAGAAGGAATCAATTGGTCGCGGATGGTGCGCAGGCGCTTCAAGGTGGTCTCATGCACATCGCCGGGGCTGTGCGGCAAAATGCGCACGGCGTTTTCAATAGTCTGCAAGAAACGTTCCACCTGCGAGGGGTCGAACGGCAGGGTGTAGCGCGGTTCACTGGCCAGCGGCTCAGGACCGGTATACGAAAACTCCAACGACGTGCCATCGGGGTGCCGCAAAATGCTCAAATAGGCCTGTTTCCACGCTGGGCGGCTCGTTGTCGTCGGTTGAGGCGCGCCCTCAGAGCCATACAAGCGCGTAATCCAGCGCTTTCGCGCTGCACTTTGGGCGTCTTTCGCCGAAAGCGTCTCACGCGTCTCAACCACCATCGGCACAGGCGTATCGCCCCAACCGTAGGTCAGCGCCTGCTGCAAGGTCTGGTACTTCTCCGCGTCATACTCAACTATGTAGAGCGTTTTGATCGAGGCGGACGCCCCAAACGTTGCCAGTGTGTCCAGCACACCGCGCACGAACTCCCGCGCGGCAATGCCCACAGGCAAACCGCCGCCCCCCGCACCATGCACAATGCTGGCAACCTCTTCGACACCCAGCAAAATCGCCGTCTGCGCAACGACACGCCCCACCGCCTGCACAATTTGCAAACGCTCCTGCTCCGAGACGGCAAACTCTTCAAGCGTCCCCAGCCCGGCCACCAACACCACATCGGCGGGCAAACGCCCCAGCGTGGGCACGGGGAAAACAGTCGCCCGCGCGCCCGTCAGGCTGCCTTGCTGAACCAGCGCGGAAATGACGCCGCCCAACCTATCATCCACATAGCCGGCTGCGCCCCCCACAGCCGCGCCCTGCACATGGTTGACGACCAGCGCCGTCGCGGGGGCGTCCGTAATCGAGCCGTGCGCCACCACCAGTTTGAGCGGTTGCGCGGGCGTGGCTGGTTCAACAGGCGGTTGCTCCGTATCCGCCGAGGGCGTCGCATCTGTTGCGTGCCCGGTCTCTGTCGGTTCGGTGGGGGTGAACGTCAAGCCGCGGTCAGCCCGCCATGTCGGCGGCTGCACACCCAAATCGAAAGCGCGCCGCACAGCGGCAAAATGTTCCAAGAACTCGTCCCACAACGCTTCGCGGCTGAAATCAAGCGCGCCGTACAAGTCGCGCAAGGCGACATCATCCACTCCCCGCTCAGGGAAATAGACCGAGACGCCGCTCACCGCCAGCGGTTCGGGGGCGTTCCCCCCGCGGCGCACAAGCGCCTGGTTGGCTAACACGAGGTTGCCCTGTGGGTGCAACAGGTTGCGTATCTGCGCCAGCACCGAGCGCGCGCCAGGCGGCAGATGAGGTTGTTGCGCGAGCGCCGCGGCAAACGTCCCCACGTCCACGTAATCGGGGCGGTTGTAGAAGCGGTGCGCCTGCTGGCGCGCGTTGAGCACAGCCCGGAAGACGGGCGCTTCATGCAACGAGGCAAGCAACGCTTGCGCCAGCGCGTTCCAGGCGTTCACCAGGGCGGGCAAGCGCGCCGTCGCCACCGCCGATTGGGTGATTTCATGCTGAAAACGGCTATACACGCCCAGGTTGTAGGTCTCCACGTAGTCGCGCACGAGCGCACGCGCCACCTGTTCGGGCGTTGCGCCCGGCAGCGCCTGCACCAGCCGGTTGTAAGGCCAACCGTAGGCGGGTTC
This window contains:
- a CDS encoding MFS transporter; translated protein: MQTTERKLPQLTGIQGFLLLWFGQFISLIGSSLTRFGVVYWAWQETGRPLILSTLLLMALLPSLVLGLVGGALVDRWNRKWVLALSDFASGLVTFALIGLYLTGNLRVQHLYLMTLLLSLFDAFQMPAFTTTVTVMVPKEHYARFNGLRNTSQQASRIIAPFIAAALLAQFGLLVILLIDALTFLFAVSVLPFIHIPDVEGKEQTFQKRFVDELVFGLKYIWNNPPIRDITLILAGMNFFNAAGFSILNAYYLARSNNSEFAYAAGMSAYALGFVLGGMLMVRWGGPKQNRVRAAFLPLAFSFLLGNTTVGLGRSLPMWLVSTFIAAFGLPIGYAIRRALVQSKVPPAVQGRVFSAEFLLVQAPVALAYIVGPLLAEKVFQPFIDNGTGAFADFVRALVGADSAAGIALLFVVTGLCATAVALSAFIIPTVRNFETLVLDFDEAPQSTAPAAQTAEAQAEASPTEKEHAEKTPKPMRS
- a CDS encoding molybdopterin-dependent oxidoreductase, whose protein sequence is MQNHEHDPLRPHAHEPNPEPPHDDPTITVVAPHGETFLVTPEMLRQWPATTAHHCFIVSTGHGTSGPFDFTGVTLPDLCSALGIAPTWREAEIVSADGFGTRITREEAAPNAPIGPVVLAYACNGEPLSRRAGLVRLIVPGERDDALRQVKWVATVRFVSL
- a CDS encoding DUF190 domain-containing protein encodes the protein MRFQTPTQRLTIYIGESDQWKGRPLWQAILYRLREEGVAGATVLRGMAGFGAHSRIHTASLVRLSADLPVVIEVIDEEERLQRLIPLLSSMVREGLITLEPVQVVKYAHRRFPALDNNVRVADIMSRDVHSVRLTTPLHEVADLLLRHSFRAVPVLDESDRVVGIISDGDLLRRGGLAISAGQIVSQETLQAALEEVAASQRTAADCMTTPVETITADAPAIEAAARMAHRGLKRLPVVDDQGRLVGMVSRIDVLRAMTDALPAEEHPPVPIRATDLISAAITQDVPRLPPDAPLSEVARAVVTSPVRQVIVVDDENRPLGVITDGALIRWAEQRQHGGLVRALLRYFVPQESLSLDDSTHAQDLMQPVATISANMPVGTVLHRMVAEGVKRLVVVDEDGRMLGIADRQQLLNALLGAV
- a CDS encoding polysaccharide deacetylase family protein, yielding MQRSTFPAPACMRLLLTTLCITAWLLSACTTNERSTRPSPPPRSPTQPPVAASPTTASTNIVPATAPPTATPEPATQNTLAAAPPPLTYPIGLEGEIANIPAARANTYDWSQYADYANAVMDLYAAVGGRVARINIAQTRAASMPDIERYGYDALDALIAAYQRHGVRLTLTVGYQREMQGGKGVDLSQPWLWTNDAERARYEAYLRDILERYDGDGVDDAPGLLYPITIWQIHNELEAQWASAVELGVTTWATPDDYATLLQFTAPIIREEIPNAVIVASHYPWPGRDSADFNGDGQPERYMERVAELGGYQGIDAVEIHDFTGDLKHLVEGLTYAHEASGLPVWAGQVLALNVPTNAQPDASLETQAQKVVKLLVGALAVGAEQAHWWGLQNAREESVANGGVVPVFAYSGLYGPCPGETMGVGQVCANPPLYPAGVNFHLLADAFLGYQGLTLIEPLTLGVVPGKADSSRLVVRVEREGAAPFVIAWDDAGSALNVDNLFPGAGSVQVTHFVTQEGAEPTTETGVTGAIQLSATPVMITPAEDSASINGGSTSPATPAPTPTTVAAGGHGPKGAFIAFHLEVSRGPRIKQLWPLLEQFMALADRYNVKITLQFAWPWADYVYKSGLLETVHAWEANGHEIALHHHGPTHKFFDGYTNAPDAVRTDGWYATNYGYLGNMDDLMAFMAPLSQRGITSAGMSDEETDWPAGVLYYATDSGDSPSKEDLLSRPVETTHNGYPVVEIYNAGYEIDHLGAASTNLADVEHALQTAAPDEYLGLVLNDNTLEAHFDTIEPLFQLLQQYGVQVETVSTLMGER
- a CDS encoding Rossmann-fold NAD(P)-binding domain-containing protein: MEIQGRTILVLGGYGLVGMAVCRELIPRRPQRLIVSSLLEDEARKAVQRLRDEFPESDVELIPAWGNVFVRAAMKDMPRREVLKSPKYRHWVFEDVLGELNETIVQESFLAQLVMGTSEYAPGIVPDAIIDCINTATALAYQDIYTSAAEVLDIYDRATQLWAMGKEKPAEQNGEYVDAVERLLASIYVPQLVRHVQILHEAMRRAGTRAYIKVGTSGTGGMGLNIPYTHGEEKPSRVLLSKTAMAGAHTLLLFLMARTPGGPVVKEVKPTAAITWKQIGYGPIQKRGRPFPLYDCPPDEGIRLEEGQEFVLENIPAGREVGGLLESVFIDTGENGYFSLAEYTALTALGQMEAVTPEDIAVTVVRELEGVNTGRDVINALDGAVLGPSYRAGVLRQRAIALAQRLEAEHGVDSVAFEILGPPKLSKLLYEAYMLKRVRGTVSAVAQSDPQALSDELAALVREDARLRQALLSIGIPILMPDGRTLLAANRRRPEHRWERYRWQVTPETIERWAESEWVDLRVQNMARWVERMQRLLDEAAAVPPPDFDSSSRYDRPMFDPATWTFEDRINIGEIAAWIFSNEEGGRRMKE